In the genome of Catharus ustulatus isolate bCatUst1 chromosome 1, bCatUst1.pri.v2, whole genome shotgun sequence, the window TGGAAGTGTGTGGTACCTTCAGGTTTCCCTCTGAATAACTTGAAAAGTTGCTCTCATTTTGGCTCTTAAAAATGGTGAGGTGCTAAAATGTGCGGGATGGTGTTGCTTATTCTATCATTGATATAATTCTGATTAATCTATCAGTGATGTTATCTCTGGAGACCAGTAGCATTCCACTGAGTTTCATGGactgaattaaattttaagaGCCAAATTCCACAGCTGTTTTCAGATGGAAACTGAATGATTACCAACAGCTGGTCACTTGTTTAAGAAAGATACATAGATaggaaaaattacattgttAGAATTCAGTCAGCTATAACTTACCTTTTCACGTATTTGCTAAatgtttattattattgtgAAGCAATAGATGGTAGAATACTGGCAGTTCTTTAACTGAAACACATgaagaaggaagcaaaaaagTCTGAATCAGAAATGGTGACTTGGGTAGGAAAAGGTGCCAGCTATTGCAGAAATcatagaatgctttgggttggaagggaccttaaagaccatctcattccagctcctgctgtgttcTACACTagaccagggtgctcagagtcccatccagcctggtcttgaacactgccaggaatggggcatccacaactttgCTGCCTTCATGCCAGATTGTTTGCATAGCTTGACATGGAGTTGTTTTTATGGTTTACATTGTGttctgaagtttttttaaataacttgtGTCTTGAAAATACCCACAATTAAATATCTATACCCACAGCCAGGGATTAAGATGTATTAGAATGCAGTAAAGAATTGTGACATGTTTTAATTCAGTTGTTTTGTATTCAGCCTGGTGGGAGTGTTATGCTCACTGTTAGTATGGACTTGTGGCAGGATGCTTGGCAATTTGGCGGACCTGCTGGCAGCTAGGGGTGACTGGGGGAAGAAAGAACAAAGTAActtcttatttaaaaatctcCCTCTGCAGAAATGGCAAATTAAAGGGGGAGATCCTACCTCATCCTCTTGCTTACAAGCCATGTTTGGATCTCTGCTGTTTTAAAGAGTGAGTAAAAGTTCCAATTGTACAGGTGTTTATTCTAGAGAATAATACAGAATGTTGACATGCTATAATTATAGGCTACAGACAATGTGGCCCTATTTTACATTTGTTACCCTGGTGCAATATTCTTTTAGACTGCAGGATGTTTTTGGGTAGCAGTAATATTTATCTGTACATTATGACAGGAGAGCAGGGGTTTTATTCCAGTTTGAATTCTTTAGTGGAAAAAGAAACTAGAACTCTGTGTGAAAGTTCAGAGTAGATTATTTTCACTGAAGTGTACTCCATTTGCAGTtgactgggttttttccctagtATTACATGAAAAAGAAGCAAGGTTTCACTGAGTATCAAAACAATTGTAAgatgttagatttttttttttgctttgtcagGTGAAAGCCTGACAAACATTGATTGAAACAAGAATTGGGTTTCACAAGTTTTGTCTTAAAGACCTTTtctaaaaatgtacttttttcttttctttaaaagaaacttaCAATTATAAAACCCAATCCCCTGAAATAACAGATATTGGTTTGCTAAATTAATACATCTTATTTAAGACATGATTTATCTATGACTGAATAGTGTAAATCAGATAACTGTTGTATTGGATCACTGTGGGTTTAGGGAGGAATTTTCATATGTTGTGCATTTATTTAACCATAATCAGAAATGTGAATACCTGTGGCTTTTCCTCAAACATTAGTTGTGCCTCTGCATTTCTGCTAAGGTTACATGAAaagtgagagaggaaaagaaggtgGGGCAGGGAAAGAGGTAGCTATAAAAAAAGGCATGTAGGTATTTTAACTACTGGTGTTTGTAATTAAAAGCTGAGCAAAGTTAATCCATTTGCTgatgtaattttcaaaattgctAGCTATAAGTGCTCCTCTTGGCAGTacaatgtctttttcttttcccctagAAATTTATCACCTAAACTTACAGCACaattaacaagaaaaaagattCAAATAAATATTGCCAGTACAAACTTTTGAGTTTGTACTTGCTCTGTTCAGTTCAGTAATGCAAGTCTGGCAGTCACCTTCAATTTGAGTCATTTGTTGCAAAAGCTAGTCAGTTCTTGtgagttcttttattttttcctgtgtttcttgtCCATAAAGTAATATTCTGTTcttctaaacagaaaaaacactCTCTAGAAACTGATTAGGAAGATGAGAAGATGCAATCTTGGGTCTTGTTTCAGATTTCCTTGGGCGTTTGGGCTCTAAGGTTTGCTTTTCAAAGGCAGCTGAAATCTTAACAACTAAAAAAAAGGAGTATTATTTACCTCTGTCAGAAGTTTCAAGAAACTTCACGATTTTTGTCCTAGTCATTAATCATATTTTTGTGTCACATTCATGTTGGAAggcattaatttatttattttttagaaggATATTGTTAATGAAGGAACTCAGGGAGGAGACCTTCAGAGATCAAATGAGTCCCATGGCATATAATTTTTCCTACATCTGTGTTGCCTGTTCACTAGCAAAGTGTGTGATTTTCATGAAGACTGGATACAGAATCTTAGTAACTGATGTTAAAAGTCTTGTAGATTCCTCTCCTTTATAGTCTTGAGCCATTCGGTTAAAGGATTTCAGAGCAGTCTTCAAGCAGATACAGTTCTGTGAAGGATTAGAACAGCCTGTAACTGTGGCCAGGCAGTAATGTACTTCTGGGTTTTCTACATGCAGATGTAGAAATTATGTTCATGTAGAAAATTGTTCAGCAATGTAGATTGGTTGGACTGATTTATGAAGCTGCCATCGCtggggagaagagggaaaaccagcaaaactGAAGCCCCTTCTGTGAAAGCCAGTTGCCAAATTTTGAATCCATGCTGCTGTTTGACTTAGGTTTCCTGCTCTACCCTGTCCCCCAAGAACAGCAGCTCCAATAGCCTGGTAAGGAGAGAAAGTTTTGAATTGAAAGACAGGTAAGGGAAGTCAGGAGTGTCAGTTAATACCTGtctctgaaaatgcttttatctTTAGTTGTTGCACAAGTGAGGAGCTGCCCAGGAGGAGGTCTCTCACTAgagttttgattttggtttttttttcagaaagcagtTGACTTACTGCTACAAATTTAGTGTATGTTATGAGGTTGAGCACTTTCAGAATGAACTTGTGTTTGTTATTCTGTGTTCAACTTCTAAAATTCTACAAGTTTTTTTCATATTGTCTCTACAGTAAAACTTTGGTTTATATTAACAAACTCAGCGTAGTCTTCCCTGTAACTACTGCAGCTGCTTTTATTTAGTGGGGTTTGCTTGTTTAGAGTTGTATTTTATTCTTGTTCTGAGGTTCTTTTCTGTATCCTCAGTTACAACCCACAAGTCAGAAAGAGAACTTGTTAGCAACCACTGCCTTGGCAGGGTAGCAAAGCTGGTTTTGTACGGGAATGTAGGTTTTCAACTGACAGCTCTGTCTGAGCAAAGGATTCACGTCTCAACAGGGAGAGGTCAACCTTTGGTTTGTCTCCACAAACCATGCACATCCATAGCAGTCTGAATCCATAAATACTTCCATTGCTTTTGCTTAAATCAAAGCCTAAGCTAAAGCTTTGTGAATTAGAGCTGGCTGCATGTGAAGCCGGCTGAGATGCTGCTCTGTACTGCTGCTGTCTTGGCTCCAGTGTTGTGTATGAGACAGGAACTGCTTCTTCAGGCTCTAAAACTTGGCCATACTGTGCAAAAAGAGACATTTGAGTCTCTGCAAGTCTTGTCTCGTGTTGAAATAAAATGCCTCTTGGTGACAAGcttgcccagcctggcacattAAATTGCCCAACCCCAAAACATTAAATAGGCCACTGCAGTTCTTCTGCATCACCCTCTCCATATGTTTATCTAAGCCTTCTTTAGGCCTGAATCCcaacctcctgctgctgtccttggcAGCCAGTGTCCAAACAACAAAGCAGACCCTCATTCAATGTGCTTGCAAGCTAACTCGTTTTGGAGTGGTGATCTTGCCAAATTTGAAATTAGGAAAGCGAGGGATAAAGAATAGAGCCACTTTTAAAGTTTTGGATTCAAATTTGAGTCCAGCTTTAAGGTCTGCTTTAGACTTAATACGAGTTTTTCAGCAGGCAAGATTGTCATCAGTTTCATTTCTATAAAAGTAGGtcagagagaaggaagattTAATTAATGTCTTGGATGCTTGGATTCTGGTGATGACTTGCACATGTGCTGTGCAAAGGTGATTTGAGTGATCCTGACCTTTTTAGTAAGATTTATATAACAAAATAAGACTTGTATAGTCTGTTTCTCTTGTATGAAATCCTAGGCTGTTGATGATCACTGCTAGTGACAAGCATTTCTGGTTCTGCAACAGCTCAACTAAATTAAATGCATATAATGTCAAactaaaaggatttttttgttccagTCCTGTCTGGAATACAGAGTACTTGGAagtaaaattttggtttaaGAGTGTTTTTGGAGTGGTATTCTGGTGCAACATATAAATTTCCTTGGACTAATCTTTCAGTGAACAAAACAGGTCCTAAGAATGTTTTATTAATGCTAggtttacattaaaataattttccaagcTCCAAAATAAGTAATTATTCAAAGACAGTGTGCTCTGTCAAAACTACTGAACGTCTTGTAGGAATTTCCCCACCTGGTGTAGGTGTGCTGCTGATGCTAAAAATGCCAGCAGGGTGGAAGAAGTAATGATAGGATAAAATGAAAATGGCTCCTCAGGTGTTTTTGTAAAAGAAGGACCAAAACCCCTCAATTGCCTTTTGCCTCCCAGAGCTCACCAGGGAGTAGCTTCAGTCACTTCTCAGCTAAATTATGTCGCCTCTGAACATCCCATTAAGTTCTTAGAAGTCTTTAATGTAAAATTGAAATGGGTGGGAAGGATCCCTTTGGAGGGTTTGATATTTATGACAGTTTTAGTTTACAAGGCTTTATCTCTTGCCTGATTTAGAACATGGCTTAAATGGGATGTTTTCATTAGACTATTGACTGAATCTAGGACTCTTAACTGGCTCCATAAAAGCATAGTAAAAACTTTAAATGTTCTTTTACTCTAGAAGAGATTTTACTTTATTTGCTGGTAATACTTACTTACATTCTCAAagtgcaattattttttataattttgaaactttGAAGCATAAGTCcataaaaatttatttgccCTGCatttctgagggtttttttgtaaataaacatCTCCATACTTTATCAGTAGAGTGTCTGCTAGGATGTCTACGTACAGGCTACACAATATATCGTATATTTCTCATACAAACTAATCCTGCTCTGtgaactaaaataaaatattgttccATCAGGCAGCTGTTATAATAGCATTTCCAGACTTTGGACAGGGAAATTAACAAGTGAGAATCACTGTCATGATCAGTGAGTTTATCATAGATTTAGACCATGTGTGTTAACCTCAGGCTGGTAATTCTGGGCAGTCAAATGGGAGGGACCAAAATTGTGTTAGCAGGTAACTGAGGATGGGGAGGCACAATTGTGCACTCCGGATGTAGTGCTTAAGCATTTGATAATATACCTTACAGTTAAATGTTTGTGCATTTTGGGTGACTTCTGACTTAGAATGTAATGTGTGTGTTTCTATGCACTTGTGAGCTAAGTTTGGAAACCAAAATTTCTCCTAATTCCACTTACTGACAAGTATGCTACATCTAGGAAACAAAAATGTGACATGGTTTTCTTGCAGGAATGAAGGCATTGACTGTGACACTAGAGGGGAGGGATTCTTTTGCATCTGAGTAACTCTGCAAAAGGAAAGCCAGTTTTACCAGAATTGTCCAGACAGTAGCTTCTCATCAAGGTCTTCTTTCTTTAGCAATTACACTTTTAAGTTTTAGCTTTGCACCTCTCAAAAAAGCTACCAGTTTTTAAATTAGACCTTaagtttccttttcatttaatGAGTCTTGTTAGACAAATTGGGTGTtatagagggggaaaaatgcttGGAGGCAGGCACCCCAGGACACTGTAGATcattaattttctgaagtttatAAGCAGCTGATGACAGAGGCAAGATGTATCAGCTTGGCTTACACAAAGCAGTTATTCTACTTGTTTAGAGCTGTGCATATCACTGTGAGTTCTCAGTTCTGTATAAAGGGCATTTGTTTCTCTGGATGTTGATTTCCAGTTTACACTGGATGTGAAATGAGCTTCTTGGctatactgaaaaatattttccatgttaaTTGGTTGTTGTGGTTAACAATAAAAGCAAGGCTgattattaatttattctgattttatgacttaataatttggaaaataaatgttagaATAATGAAAGCTTATgtcttttaattgaaaatatatatatattgcttttgtatttcctgttttcttctgtttaggTTAAAAACTTTGCTGTTATTTATCTTGTGGACATCACTGAAGTACCAGACTTCAACAAGATGTACGAATTGTACGATCCCTGTACCGTCATGTTTTTCTTCAGGTATGTGATGGTTCTGGAATGTAGCTCATTTAAACTTTCTGTTTGTCAAATACAGTGTCTGAGCAGATCACTTCCAAATGCATAATAGCACACTGATGCCTGTGTTTACATTGCTCTACAGAAGAGTAAACGGATTTTATAGGAATAGCCTGGTAACAGTGTTTGATAATAGAGTGAAAATCAGCGGTAGTGTATTATCCATTGCTCTTAGTTTTAAATCTCAAACTTCCTGTAGAGAATACTGTAGTAATACAGCAGTCAAGCTTGCCAAACTTGCTTTCAAGATAAATCAAAAGTAATAAGGGTTTTTTGGAGTTAAGGTTTCTACATTGATGAGATAAAATGTTCTGCTGACAAGTATGGAAGTCTCTGAAGATAGAGAGTAGTGTGAAAGAAATACAAACGATAAGGAATATGCTGAAAGATAATTGCACTGAGTAGCCATTTTGGGGCATGTTTGGAGTCCTTattcttgctttaaaaattggCAATAAAATGTCAGCTTGAGTGAGAGGGGTGGATATTCTTCCTTTAATGCTTATTTTGCAATCCTGTTTATGTTATAAGGGCTTCCTTTGATCCTACAAAGCATTTTGGGGGTGGGTTATAAgatttctttctgaattatAATATTACATTAActtggttttttgttcttcctctttAAAGGAACAAACACATCATGATTGATTTAGGTACAGGTAATAACAACAAGATCAACTGGGCAATGGAAGATAAGCAGGAGATGATTGACATTATAGAAACTGTTTATAGAGGAGCCCGCAAAGGTCGAGGTTTGGTGGTATCACCGAAAGATTATTCCACTAAATACAGATATTGATGTTTCTTTGGGCTGCCTTTTTTCATAATTCTATGTCcacttaaatttatttctgtgtatgtgtgtacatatatgtatattaaaagagaaaaacgCTACAATTTTGAGCATagtttgaattatttaaaagatttgtATTCTGTTTGAGAAATAGAAAACTCAAAGCCTGGAATTGTCTTGACAGCTGTAATACTACTACAGCTGAATTTtgggcttttgttttttaaagactttCTCCTTTGTTGTCATTTTGGTATAACATATTTTTGTACACAAAAAGCCTGtatgcagaaaaacattttgactggttttgtttgcttttattaaacAAATACCTGGGAAAATGATACTAtagcttttttaaaagaataaagtgAGTTCCACTTACCTTAGTTTTTTTCTCAGCTCATTTAATTTGAGAATTAAAACAGGTGTAATTAGATGCAAATCTGTAATATTGAAGACTTCTTACTTTTGTCAGGATTTCCTTGTGTATCATATTAGTCTTCTGTATCCactaaaaatgggaataaagcaCCAAGGtgcatttattaatatttagCAGAACTCAGAGAAAACATCTCCCATGACCTTGCTCACTGCCACACTCCCATCAGCCTAATGGACTTGTGGTGCCAGACTCTTTTTCTGCGGTGGTTGTGCACTCAAGCTTTTAAGCACTTGGTGAATTTTGCAGTGTGAAAGCATAATTGCAGTTCTGGAGctggctgcagacagcagctgAGGAAACCACCAGCCATGCTGTCACTTTACCTCCGGTTTGTCTTTTGGTATACCAACATGCACATGTACTTGGGAGACTTGGATTGGATTCCACTGCAGCATAGCTTTTGGAatttacatttgcatttcttttatgGAAATGAAGTTGATGTtgtgtggggtttgtttgttttttaaactgataCATGCATATTTacaggattacagtaatttcatgattataagctgcactgagtataagccgcacttccgggtgccagcaacttttcgttctttgtccatacataagccgcacctgattataagccgcacgttacaatacagagtgtgataaaaggtatctattctatcaccatctgttgagggtgggggcagtgatccttatctcaacggcagatattctgctaatgggccatccattgaaaccaggcagggcattgttctttatcttttcacaaccatccttcttccagtcagtcattttctgctaatggcccattgagtcccactgtgtgactgataaaattactgcatcccattggaagttgctccagccagggggaagagcccaacatttcttaccaagataaaaacagaggttttgaggACACTAAcgtagcccctttctccactggactccagaggaaaactggatttctccacatcaccactggacctccagagggaaactgcaccttctacaggagcactgcttcaactgaatcacatctgtcactgcaggaggatgcagccaccattgaatgggactgctaccaacaccctgcctgatggggtgtcaggttgcactctgactttgtcagggtttggagtttgtttctttgtagtactgtatttctattttaatttccctagtaaagaactgttattcctaattcccatgtctttgcctgagagccccttgatttcaaaattataataatgtggagggagggggtttacattctccatttccaggagaagttcctgtctttttcagcagacacctgtcctccaaactaaaacagcaacttttcattctttgtccatatataagccgcacctgattgtaagcagcactttgggttcggaccaaaattttagtcaaaatggtgcggcttataatcgtgaaattactgtaattaaaaccaaaccagtCTAGCTCCTTTCTCCAGAAGGAAGAAATCCAGTTTGTTACAAGACAAAGAATTTACTTTTACTACCAAGCGTGTTGTAGAGGATTTAGAAAGTGTGAaggaagtaaaacaaaaaggtCTCAATTTCTGCAGAAGTTAGTCTGGTTTACAGTGGTTATTGATTTTGGAATcatttgtgttggaagggactaTCAGCCTCCCAGTTATAGTAGGTTCCACGTGGTCAGGGTACCCAGGATTATGACCAGTGTTGAGTATCTTggctggactagatgatcttccagccttaatgattccatgTTCTCTAAGGATGGAGATTCCTCAGCCTTTCTGGAAGGCCTGTTCTGCTATTTGAGCACCTTCATAGTTGAAAATGGTGTTCCATGCATCTAGCTGGAATTTTCTGTGTTCCAGCTTCTGTCGAGTAACCCTGGTGCACAACACCTTCCACAAGTGTCTGCTCTGCCATGGGGTCGTGGTTGGCAGCAAGAAGCCACATCATTTCTTTAAGGCTGGCGTAAGAGATTTCTCTCAAACCTTGTATCTGCTGTACTGCATATCTTGGTGGCCCTGTTTTACCTCCCTCACACCACTGCATCTCTTGAACTGGGGAGCCCCCAAACTGACAGAATATTGTAGGTGTGGGGAAACAACTTGCTGGTCCTACCTGTGCTAATACTGACCAGTGAgttgctgcagcctgggcacccTGCTCACTCAGTCAGCCTTCCCACCTGTCCCCTTTCCTGCAAAGCAGTGCCAGCCAGTCCCTCACACTTGCCCAGCCTGGCATTTTGAAATTCATCAAGGTCCTGTCGCCCAATTTCTCCACCCTGTCCTCCAGCATACCAACCTCTCCCCCCAGTCTGACAGTACGTGCAGTCCACACCAATTAAAGCATTAATTGGAATGATTTATTGATAGTAATGAAGGCTGTAATAGAGGCATTTCTCCCTCATTAGCTGAGGTATTCTGTTAACCTGGCAATGCTTCAGTTTCTGCATTATGGTAAAAGGTTCCTATTACACTTCAAACTAAATCTTCCCTGCAAAGAGTACCAATGTTTTGGTGTACGACCACCTTAAAGTTAGTGCAGATGTCCTGTTGTCTGACTACCACTTTCTTCTGGACATGCTTGGTAACTAGAATTCCTCATCTATTTCCAgatctttaaataaaataaacttttcattaaaacagcTAACATAAAGAACTGACATTGTCACAATATTAATACCTGGTCATGTTACCTGTACTGGTGTGCAAAGCTTTGGGTGGGCTTGTGCAAACAGCGACAACTGTGCAGCTGCAGTCTATaaatactgcctttttttttagtacagAATGTTTTATTCTAAGAACATGTAAGCTAAAAAGGCAAcacatattattttaatattaaaataaatacattttcatacATTGAAAACATTCGTGATTGGATAAGTTCACATTACAGGATATAGTTTTCTATCCAAAATAGTGGCTTTGACCTCTCTGAAACTAACACTTCTTTTTCAGCTCCAGGAAATACAGTGCCCCACTTAGATGAACAAACCcagctttctatttttttcctgggccAATcgtttaaatttttttttcaagtttcttttaTTGCATGATGCAAACACATTTGTCTTCCCTTAACATTTTTTGTCAGTGTGACACCTGACTGTAAAATCTCCGAGTCAGTGCTATGCAGTTCTGTCTTTAATCTTCCTCAAACACATTCTCATTTCAGTGCTGCAAAGATACAGTGAATAAGTAGGTTAGTGATTTATTCATGAACGTGATTCAGCACAGAGATAGGAAGATCTCTGTACAGTTAAATACATCTTTGTGGATTGTCttgctgcatttctgaaaattattgtGTACCTTGTGTAAAAGGCATCAGAATGAATAGATACCTAAATTACTTCAGAACATTTACAGACATTCCTCTTTCACTGGGTAAGAAGTTCCAATGACAAGAATAATTGATGTGTCTCAATTTGAATCAGGAAAGCAACAACAGGAAGATATCACTTGCATCCACAGAACACAGAAGCAGTGCTGCCTCATAAATACTAGGAACACACAGTCAGGCATCCATCAGGGAGGGGGATGGCATATGCAACAGGCTGATATAAAATCCAGAACACAATCCCAAAATGCAGCATGATTTAATATTATACAGTGATTGACTGTAATttactgctgtgtttggggtgtgCTCCAAGTCACACTGGGAAGCTGGAGCAGGTTTAAAAGCAGAGGTACATAAATTTACACCACTGAGAATCCTCAGATAGGTTACCGTACCTGAGGGACAGGAATGGTGGGCAGGAGTACTTCAAGCCACACACATTTCACTATGAATGGTCAGCCTCAGTTTATACACTTGGGTGAATTAGCACTAGCCCCTTGTATATGGCACTCAGCTGCAAGAGGCAGCAAgatgaagtttttcttttgtaaaagtGGTGCCATTCTTTGggtcttggaaaaaaaaaatcctacgtatattaaatatgtttttaaaaagtacacTTTCAAATCCAAGAAAATGCAGGTATACCAAATATGTAAACACCATTACACGCCCATCACCCAAAACGAAGTGGAAAtgtgtaaaacagaaaaatttaagTAAATGTCTTTACTCCCAACTCTTCGTTGCTGTTTTCTACCCCAGCCTCTGTCATCAGGTCAGCAACTCGCTTCTCAAGGTCATTGATGCGCTCACCCATTTCTTCCAGTAAAAAGTTAAAGATCACTTATAAGTAAGAGTTCTAcaattttacaggttttttctTGTGTAAGAAGAACAAGCAGCCTTATTCCAGATGTGTCAGCCTTTTACTTGTTCATGCTTAATGCCAGACGAAGCATGCAGAAGGTGGTATTGTTAGAACACTACCTAATCTTCTCTTACCACACATAAACATTCAAATTGTTAGTATCAAAGCCCTTTGCAAATACTCATGAGTGAACTGCATAAgagattgttttctttctgatgaACTCTTCTAGGTGATGCCATACAGTTAGCCTACACAAATGAGTATGTGTGCTACCCAAACATTATTCAGGAAGCATCTGCTTTCTGAAAGGTCaagtttctaaaaaaaaaaaaaattataaatacttCAGAAAGCAGAGGTAGTTTCTGTAAGTACATGTAATAAGAGAACTCAGAACCCCTTCAGGTCTGATCTTCTTTTGAGGGCTCATCTTGTCATGTTCAGGCCACCAGCTGCTTTTAAACTGTGGCTCGTTTGAGTTACATTTTTGCGGAtggatgctttttaaaatgcacctTCAGAAAATCTTTACATACAATCCGATGCTTATTTTACTTGAAAGCCAGAATTGCAGCACAGCGACTACCTCGCTACTTGtagtgaaacattttttttctaggatTTCCTTCTTAGAAAAGGGGATATATAAACAGGCTGGGGGAGGGACTGGAGGGGGGGAAGTCAGGTGCCTTCACGTCATAGCTGTTTAGCCACGTCACTCATTATACAATTAAACAATTTGATGTTTAAGAAAGAAGCCCAGCCCGCTGTTGGAAGCCCAGACCCCTCCCGCACCCATCAGCGCGCAGGGGGCCCCAGCCAcgggatccc includes:
- the TXNL4A gene encoding thioredoxin-like protein 4A gives rise to the protein MSYMLPHLHNGWQVDQAILSEEDRVVVIRFGHDWDPTCMKMDEVLYSIAEKVKNFAVIYLVDITEVPDFNKMYELYDPCTVMFFFRNKHIMIDLGTGNNNKINWAMEDKQEMIDIIETVYRGARKGRGLVVSPKDYSTKYRY